Part of the Photobacterium sp. DA100 genome is shown below.
AGTTGCGTGCATATATTTGGCGATTTGACGTTGGACATCATCAACCGTTTTGATATTTGACCATTTGCTTATTAGAAAGCGTTTAATCAGGGGTGTCAGCAACCAGCCGAGTACACCAGATAACTGTGGAAAACGGTAATTAAGAATGGCGTTTATAAACTCTTTATCGTTAACCAGACGCGTAATAGCCCCACTGACTTCATCATCATTATATGGGCGAATTTCTTTGTAAATATCGTTATTAGACTGCACTGTAATGCTTCATAAGTTGAAAAAACTGCGACATTTTACGCAGTTTTATTGAATTTACCCAATGGCAACCCCCAAACAAAACAATGGTTGGAGGTCTTACCAGATTTAAATGTATCTAATTAAAGCACTTTACCTTTTGAATCCTGACATGTCTGCCTAACTGATAGCATTTCTAGCTAAAAAAGCAGCATTTATCTGTTAAAATTCCCCGATCAGTTGACGCTTCAATCAAAAGCGAACAACATGTGTCAGCTAATTTGCTAGAGATTAACTATGAAACAGGCTATTGATTATTCACTGCATCAACATACTTTTCTGGATGTCGGCTCCAGAAAAAAAAGCCATACTGCCTACATGCTTATCATGTCTTCAGGATGTGCATTTATCCGTTTAGGCAAGGCAGAATATACAGTGACGGCCGGCAATGGATTTTTCATTCCTTTTGACTGCCTTCATGCCGTTACAATCATGCCTGGGTCAACTTACAGTAAAATTGAGTTCTCACCTCGACTAACCATGACCATTTGCCGGGAAGCTGGTTTCTTCCGTATGACACCGCTAATTAGTGCCGTTGCCAAAGAACTGGGCAAATGGATAAAACTAGGCAATGACATAACATTAGAC
Proteins encoded:
- a CDS encoding AraC family ligand binding domain-containing protein, with amino-acid sequence MKQAIDYSLHQHTFLDVGSRKKSHTAYMLIMSSGCAFIRLGKAEYTVTAGNGFFIPFDCLHAVTIMPGSTYSKIEFSPRLTMTICREAGFFRMTPLISAVAKELGKWIKLGNDITLDGESGNLLKVLADQAAKLKVNSKSTSPSLSGHHQVCLSSLLKGDKVTDSKAIEEIATYTGFSVKEIESCVLMREALKLSRSGRKTPQIAETLNTTPEMISSLAIPVLGQAL